Proteins encoded by one window of Vicinamibacterales bacterium:
- a CDS encoding DinB family protein: protein MRQPVIAGHDVPRAAEPRWQHALDTYASEINKVADVWGRFTDADLAFAPHTRSSTVESILRHQLLSERRFFWEFLGMAEPAPDRVVPAPLTVASAVASLADLARPRLDALAQAPEAWWLAQVPFFDVERERAWIFWRRVLHTAHHRTQLTVYLRFLGRPVPSVYGPTADETWDGADPTTSAEAAGRPGR, encoded by the coding sequence ATGCGACAGCCCGTCATCGCCGGCCACGACGTGCCCCGCGCGGCCGAGCCGCGGTGGCAGCACGCGCTGGACACCTACGCGAGCGAGATCAACAAGGTGGCCGACGTGTGGGGGCGCTTCACGGATGCGGACCTGGCGTTCGCGCCGCACACGCGGTCGAGCACCGTGGAGTCGATCCTCAGGCACCAGCTCCTGTCGGAACGCCGCTTCTTCTGGGAGTTCCTGGGCATGGCGGAGCCCGCCCCCGACCGCGTGGTGCCCGCGCCGCTGACGGTGGCCTCGGCCGTGGCGTCGCTGGCCGACCTGGCCCGTCCGCGGCTGGACGCCCTGGCCCAGGCCCCCGAGGCCTGGTGGCTCGCGCAGGTGCCGTTCTTCGACGTGGAGCGGGAGCGCGCCTGGATCTTCTGGCGGCGGGTGTTGCACACGGCGCACCACCGGACGCAGCTCACGGTGTACCTGCGGTTCCTCGGGCGCCCGGTGCCCTCGGTCTATGGGCCGACGGCCGACGAGACCTGGGACGGCGCGGATCCGACGACGAGCGCCGAGGCGGCGGGCCGCCCCGGACGCTGA